The following proteins are encoded in a genomic region of Desulfosporosinus youngiae DSM 17734:
- a CDS encoding sensor histidine kinase: MKKKLSNQFLTNYMVVFLLTILTTAFAFMLLSFASGLISDTLAKNRFPASSIIKEDYTKIDASPVVQNGGGVQVVDKEYRVIYSNGLDTIGKSQLSAEEFTGFLTESKGKSYHYDILYQPGGEFWLIVTFPTSIRLDFSLVYNKEASAGDFVRAGGAMVSVALIYLLMLALFTFLFSRITAASITVPLRKLCDGTRLLREGDYSVRVDLRLKNEFAELQNTFNDMAARIEHEISLRKKSEDNRRRLILDISHDLKNPMSSIQGYAEMCMKKPELPEQERGAYLQTIHQNSRRANRLLTELFELSQMDSPDFSIKPIKTELCEYLRQVCGGLVPQLERAGFRYEFEIPEESVFALLDTERFGRIIQNLSDNTVRYNPQGTTVAVGLTAQDHQAVIHFHDDGSGIPAHLTEDIFKPFVRADNSRNSKTGGSGLGLSIAKKIAQAHGGDLTLDSDGNKGSTFRITVPTI; encoded by the coding sequence ATGAAAAAAAAGCTGTCCAATCAATTTCTCACCAATTATATGGTGGTATTCCTGCTGACGATACTGACGACGGCCTTTGCGTTTATGCTGCTGTCCTTTGCGAGCGGATTGATTTCAGACACGCTGGCGAAAAACAGATTCCCCGCAAGCTCGATAATCAAAGAGGATTATACAAAGATCGATGCATCCCCAGTCGTGCAAAACGGCGGCGGCGTACAGGTTGTGGACAAGGAATATCGCGTCATTTATTCAAACGGGCTTGACACCATCGGTAAAAGTCAGCTAAGCGCCGAGGAATTCACTGGGTTTCTGACTGAAAGTAAAGGGAAGTCCTACCATTATGATATCCTCTATCAGCCGGGGGGCGAATTTTGGCTGATTGTTACCTTCCCCACCTCCATCCGGCTGGATTTTTCCCTGGTATATAATAAAGAAGCCTCCGCCGGTGATTTTGTGCGGGCAGGCGGGGCGATGGTTTCGGTAGCGCTGATTTATCTTTTGATGCTTGCGCTGTTCACCTTTCTTTTTTCGAGAATCACGGCCGCAAGCATTACCGTGCCGTTGCGAAAGCTCTGTGACGGTACACGGCTTTTACGGGAAGGGGATTACTCTGTGCGGGTGGATTTGCGTCTGAAAAATGAGTTTGCCGAGCTTCAGAATACCTTTAACGACATGGCCGCCCGGATTGAGCATGAAATATCCCTCCGCAAAAAATCGGAGGACAACAGGCGGCGGCTGATTCTCGATATTTCCCATGATCTCAAAAATCCTATGTCCAGCATACAGGGCTATGCGGAGATGTGCATGAAGAAACCGGAGTTACCTGAGCAAGAACGTGGTGCGTACCTTCAAACCATTCACCAAAACAGCCGGAGAGCAAACCGGCTGCTCACCGAGCTGTTTGAGCTTTCCCAAATGGACAGCCCGGACTTTTCAATAAAGCCCATAAAAACAGAACTCTGCGAATATCTCCGGCAGGTATGCGGCGGGCTTGTGCCGCAATTGGAGCGCGCAGGGTTCCGATATGAATTCGAAATCCCCGAAGAAAGTGTTTTTGCGCTGTTGGATACTGAACGGTTTGGCCGGATCATTCAAAACCTTTCGGATAATACGGTGCGGTATAATCCGCAGGGAACAACAGTCGCCGTAGGCCTGACGGCGCAAGATCATCAGGCAGTTATTCATTTTCATGACGATGGGAGCGGAATTCCGGCTCATCTTACGGAGGATATATTCAAGCCTTTTGTCCGGGCGGACAATTCCCGCAACTCTAAAACCGGCGGCAGCGGGCTGGGGCTTTCCATTGCGAAAAAAATCGCTCAGGCCCACGGCGGGGATTTGACGCTGGACTCCGATGGAAATAAAGGCAGCACCTTCAGGATCACGGTTCCGACGATTTAA
- a CDS encoding TfoX/Sxy family protein has protein sequence MATSSDFIEYVCEQISGAGAIRYKKMFGEYMVYVEEKPVLLVCDNTVYVKILDCIRDKMKEAQKGFPYDGAKEHYILDIDNRKFSKEIVSLLLPFIPVPRPRKKKPKGN, from the coding sequence ATGGCTACGAGTTCGGATTTTATAGAGTATGTTTGTGAACAAATCTCGGGTGCAGGCGCAATCAGATATAAAAAGATGTTTGGTGAATACATGGTCTATGTGGAAGAGAAACCTGTTCTTCTGGTTTGTGATAATACGGTTTATGTAAAAATTCTTGATTGTATCAGGGATAAAATGAAAGAAGCTCAAAAAGGCTTTCCTTATGACGGCGCTAAGGAACATTATATATTAGATATTGATAACAGGAAGTTCAGCAAAGAGATCGTATCCCTGCTGCTGCCCTTCATCCCTGTTCCTCGGCCGAGGAAGAAAAAGCCAAAGGGGAATTGA
- a CDS encoding rubrerythrin family protein, producing the protein MVALKDSVTKENLLKAFAGECQAWRRYELAAGLAKKQNLEVLYWLFHYTGNQEKEHAEVFYNHLKEFNGQEISMSANYPVDNSNNILELLRLAAQREAAEHDMIYKSFGDRAQEEGFANIADSFYMIAEIEKVHSQRFSHYAQLIQNNKLFENETITEYICLNCGHIHKAIGAPQTCPVCSHNQGFFVRREDSPFGK; encoded by the coding sequence ATGGTTGCACTGAAAGACAGCGTTACAAAAGAGAACCTTTTAAAGGCTTTTGCAGGAGAATGCCAAGCCTGGCGGCGTTACGAACTTGCCGCAGGCCTGGCAAAAAAGCAAAATCTTGAGGTCCTCTACTGGCTTTTTCATTACACTGGAAATCAGGAGAAGGAACATGCTGAGGTATTCTATAATCATTTGAAAGAGTTCAACGGGCAGGAAATCTCGATGAGTGCCAACTACCCTGTCGATAATTCGAATAACATTCTGGAGCTTTTGAGGCTTGCCGCCCAACGTGAAGCTGCGGAGCATGACATGATTTACAAATCCTTTGGCGACAGGGCGCAGGAGGAGGGATTTGCTAATATCGCCGATTCGTTTTATATGATCGCTGAGATTGAAAAGGTACACAGCCAGCGTTTTTCTCACTATGCGCAGCTCATACAAAACAATAAACTATTTGAAAACGAAACGATCACTGAATATATCTGCCTAAACTGCGGTCACATCCATAAAGCTATCGGAGCGCCGCAAACCTGTCCAGTTTGCAGCCATAATCAGGGATTTTTTGTCCGCCGGGAAGACTCGCCCTTTGGCAAATAA
- a CDS encoding alpha/beta fold hydrolase, translated as MIQTVIFFSLTVLSVIVLAGILLLSIHRVIAIITKKTNYKQLIRLKRTGIFLVMAIVLNAGLIAVSQITASTPRIADEKGNAPENGIAELTEVELRGRKQWISLRGWDKNKPVLLFLAGGPGGTQMATVRHELAELEKYFVVVNWDQPGSGKSYYAEKTGNITVDTYIQDGHALTEYLKERFAQEKIYLVGESWGSALGIFLVDRYPESYHALIGTAQMVDFAETERMDYAKAMEIARSKGDTALVERLTENGMPPYYGRDVIWKSAVYLNYLSAYMAGNPEIDNPGYNTFRDIGSAEYGLLDKINYAWGIINTYNHVYQQLYDIDMRRDYTKLDVPVYFFLGRHDVNAPTVLVEEYIQVLDAPDKGIVWFEHSGHSPWINEGAKFVKEVSACFSENKTQE; from the coding sequence ATGATTCAGACAGTAATATTTTTCAGCTTGACCGTCTTATCGGTCATTGTTCTCGCGGGGATTTTACTCCTGTCGATTCATCGTGTCATTGCCATAATCACAAAAAAGACAAATTACAAACAGCTCATCCGCCTAAAAAGGACAGGGATATTCTTGGTCATGGCAATCGTTTTGAATGCGGGGCTGATTGCCGTTTCCCAGATTACCGCATCCACGCCCCGCATCGCTGATGAAAAGGGCAACGCACCCGAAAACGGCATTGCGGAGCTGACAGAAGTCGAACTGAGGGGTAGGAAGCAGTGGATCAGTCTGAGAGGTTGGGATAAGAACAAGCCCGTCCTGCTTTTTTTGGCAGGCGGCCCCGGCGGGACCCAGATGGCGACCGTGCGGCATGAGCTGGCGGAACTGGAGAAATATTTTGTCGTTGTAAACTGGGATCAGCCCGGCTCCGGGAAATCCTATTATGCCGAAAAAACGGGGAACATCACCGTAGACACCTATATTCAGGACGGTCACGCCCTGACGGAATACCTCAAGGAACGCTTTGCACAGGAAAAGATCTATCTGGTGGGAGAATCTTGGGGCAGCGCCTTGGGTATTTTCCTGGTCGACAGGTATCCTGAGTCCTATCACGCATTGATTGGCACGGCGCAAATGGTGGATTTTGCCGAAACAGAGCGGATGGATTACGCAAAAGCGATGGAAATCGCGAGATCCAAAGGGGATACGGCTCTCGTAGAACGGCTTACGGAAAACGGCATGCCTCCCTATTACGGAAGGGATGTAATCTGGAAAAGCGCGGTGTACCTGAATTACCTCAGCGCTTATATGGCGGGTAATCCCGAAATAGACAATCCCGGCTACAACACTTTTCGGGATATTGGCTCCGCTGAATATGGGCTGCTCGACAAAATCAACTATGCCTGGGGCATTATCAATACCTATAACCATGTGTACCAGCAGCTTTATGACATCGACATGAGGAGGGATTACACTAAGCTGGATGTTCCTGTCTATTTCTTCCTGGGCCGGCATGACGTCAACGCACCCACGGTGTTGGTCGAGGAATATATACAGGTGCTGGACGCGCCCGATAAGGGAATTGTCTGGTTTGAACATTCCGGCCATAGCCCGTGGATCAATGAGGGGGCGAAGTTTGTGAAGGAGGTATCGGCATGTTTTTCGGAAAACAAAACTCAGGAATGA
- a CDS encoding type II toxin-antitoxin system Phd/YefM family antitoxin: MNDINDNNRQKPNNIITATELKSNLGTYLDYVIHNNEVVITKNGKKAVRRSGY, from the coding sequence ATGAACGATATAAACGATAACAATCGTCAAAAACCGAACAATATAATTACGGCCACTGAGCTTAAAAGCAATCTCGGGACGTATTTGGATTATGTCATCCATAATAATGAAGTGGTAATTACCAAAAACGGTAAAAAAGCAGTGAGGCGATCTGGATATTGA
- a CDS encoding class I SAM-dependent methyltransferase, with translation MMQHEPALLEVLLTRLGFFFYGRSVYKEFADLLPIGGSEEVLDFGCGMGRVAYYAVKKLPRGYLTCLDISGRWLNACRETLRKYGNVAFLQAEAPALPRESFDVAYCHFVLHDIAQEELERVIPALAKSLKPGGAFVFREPLNEMKKLNLIKGLIEKNRLSLQDSRITDIPLMGNVLESIYIKE, from the coding sequence ATGATGCAACATGAACCGGCTCTTCTGGAGGTGCTTCTGACAAGGCTTGGGTTTTTCTTTTACGGAAGATCTGTCTATAAGGAATTCGCAGACCTACTGCCCATTGGGGGTAGTGAAGAGGTGCTTGATTTCGGGTGCGGAATGGGAAGGGTTGCGTATTACGCCGTAAAAAAGCTGCCCCGCGGATATTTGACTTGCCTGGACATTTCCGGGCGATGGCTGAATGCCTGCCGCGAAACCCTGCGCAAATATGGGAACGTCGCTTTTTTGCAAGCGGAGGCCCCGGCACTGCCCAGAGAAAGCTTCGATGTGGCATACTGCCACTTTGTTTTGCACGATATTGCGCAAGAGGAACTGGAAAGGGTCATTCCCGCGCTGGCAAAATCCCTCAAACCAGGGGGCGCGTTTGTTTTCCGCGAACCGCTGAATGAAATGAAAAAACTGAATCTAATCAAAGGGTTAATCGAGAAAAACAGACTGTCCCTCCAAGACAGCCGGATCACGGATATCCCGTTGATGGGCAACGTCCTTGAAAGCATATATATCAAGGAATAA
- a CDS encoding response regulator transcription factor, which translates to MNILIADDESDIRNLIKISLAENGYTALTAQNGKEAWDILRTQDVHLAILDVMMPVMDGFNLLRKIREHSTIPVIFLTARADDMDKVLGLGLGADDYLSKPFSIAELMARVGAQLRRNNEYLSPKEKEAASITYGKLSIDKEKCCVFKNGEPIELGAKEYKLLLYFMENPERVFTKRQLYHAVWDEEFYVDDNTVMVHISRIRSRMEDDPQKPRYLKTIRGIGYKLHYSGEKT; encoded by the coding sequence ATGAATATTCTAATTGCGGATGATGAAAGCGACATCCGAAATTTGATAAAAATCAGCCTTGCGGAAAACGGATATACTGCCTTGACGGCACAGAACGGAAAGGAAGCCTGGGACATCCTGAGGACACAGGACGTCCATTTGGCAATCCTTGATGTGATGATGCCGGTGATGGATGGCTTCAATCTCCTCCGAAAAATTCGGGAACACAGCACGATCCCCGTCATCTTTCTGACCGCGAGGGCTGACGACATGGACAAAGTGCTGGGCCTGGGGCTGGGTGCGGACGACTATCTCTCCAAACCCTTTTCTATTGCTGAGCTGATGGCCCGCGTCGGCGCGCAGCTGCGCCGGAATAACGAGTATTTATCTCCGAAGGAAAAAGAAGCCGCAAGCATTACATACGGAAAGTTGTCCATAGACAAAGAAAAATGCTGCGTCTTTAAGAATGGGGAACCAATCGAGCTTGGTGCCAAGGAATACAAGCTGCTTCTGTATTTTATGGAAAACCCGGAAAGGGTTTTCACGAAACGGCAGCTTTATCACGCGGTATGGGATGAGGAGTTTTATGTTGACGACAACACCGTGATGGTTCATATCAGCCGAATCAGGAGCCGGATGGAGGACGACCCACAAAAACCAAGATATCTGAAAACCATTCGCGGAATCGGGTACAAGCTCCATTATTCCGGTGAAAAGACATGA
- a CDS encoding CPBP family intramembrane glutamic endopeptidase — MSKKIDLRVPPRKPVWNIWQGLLLMAIVTIIEFPLGWLESPRDLESSHGILSFIAVGLGDVLLYFGVIWLFLHLIRRPFSDLGFVKPLRRFVVLGLIVGVLLFVGIGLLGNLLTKVLGTPAPQSFAAAVKGADYSWEFILLTLLGGVIAPIKEEMFFRGLIYPPLRQIFGRGKGILLTGLFFAALHLEIIRFLPLFIGGVVLTWLYERSSSIWPAIVAHGTWNVLMAIALWIQRY; from the coding sequence ATGAGTAAAAAAATCGACTTGCGAGTGCCGCCGCGCAAGCCAGTCTGGAATATTTGGCAAGGGCTGCTATTAATGGCTATCGTGACGATCATTGAGTTTCCGCTTGGTTGGCTGGAGAGTCCCAGGGATTTGGAATCATCTCATGGAATTCTCAGCTTTATAGCGGTTGGTTTAGGGGATGTATTGCTTTACTTCGGTGTTATCTGGCTATTTCTTCACTTGATTCGACGACCGTTTTCTGATCTGGGGTTTGTTAAACCTCTTCGCAGGTTTGTGGTCTTAGGCTTGATCGTTGGAGTCCTCTTATTTGTAGGTATCGGCCTTTTAGGAAACCTATTGACGAAAGTGCTGGGAACACCTGCACCTCAAAGCTTTGCTGCCGCAGTAAAAGGAGCGGATTACAGTTGGGAATTTATACTGCTCACTCTATTGGGGGGAGTAATAGCCCCGATTAAGGAAGAGATGTTTTTCCGTGGTTTAATCTATCCGCCTCTGCGGCAAATCTTTGGGAGGGGTAAGGGAATACTATTAACCGGTCTGTTCTTTGCCGCGCTGCATTTAGAGATCATCCGCTTTTTACCTCTATTTATAGGCGGGGTGGTGCTTACCTGGCTGTACGAACGTTCTTCGAGTATTTGGCCGGCTATAGTGGCCCATGGGACCTGGAATGTATTGATGGCTATTGCTCTTTGGATTCAGCGCTATTAA